A window of the Aminivibrio sp. genome harbors these coding sequences:
- a CDS encoding putative metalloprotease CJM1_0395 family protein, with the protein MPGIDAVAPVNSIQIAAPVAGQPRREGIRRAEQEVLRQEMALRNSGDVTSTVYRFSVGPDGKTYITGATVTVRTTAEEESGGKVPAPGEGAGRTKRDKTPPDEKGKTNASGEDETTAAKLKNIERDVIAHEAAHRAAGGQYAGPVSYSYATAPDGTRYIVGGEVSISAPEGKTPEETIRIMEQVKRAALAPGSPSPQDIQVAAAASAAQMRARTEMAKGDASRAYSGTENSVYGRRDGEISLTA; encoded by the coding sequence ATGCCGGGCATAGACGCAGTTGCTCCTGTGAACAGCATACAGATCGCTGCCCCCGTCGCCGGCCAACCGAGACGGGAAGGCATTCGGCGTGCCGAGCAGGAGGTCCTTCGCCAGGAAATGGCCTTGCGGAACTCCGGAGATGTGACGTCCACGGTCTACCGTTTCTCCGTGGGACCGGACGGGAAGACGTATATCACCGGTGCGACGGTGACGGTCCGCACGACGGCGGAGGAAGAATCCGGCGGCAAAGTTCCGGCCCCCGGTGAAGGGGCCGGGCGGACAAAACGGGATAAAACCCCTCCGGATGAAAAGGGAAAGACGAACGCCTCAGGAGAAGATGAGACGACGGCAGCGAAGCTAAAAAACATCGAGCGGGACGTCATAGCCCATGAGGCGGCCCATAGGGCCGCGGGCGGCCAGTATGCCGGGCCGGTCTCCTACAGCTACGCCACAGCACCCGACGGTACCCGGTACATTGTCGGGGGAGAAGTGTCCATCTCGGCTCCGGAGGGCAAAACACCCGAGGAGACCATCCGGATCATGGAACAGGTGAAACGGGCGGCCCTTGCCCCCGGTTCGCCTTCACCGCAGGACATCCAGGTGGCGGCGGCAGCTTCCGCGGCCCAGATGCGCGCCCGGACGGAAATGGCGAAAGGAGACGCATCCCGTGCCTACTCCGGAACAGAAAACAGTGTTTACGGCCGACGGGACGGGGAAATTTCCCTGACGGCGTGA
- a CDS encoding LPXTG cell wall anchor domain-containing protein, with protein MNTITMVWLGIMAVIGIVMIVMKKKMSAKDED; from the coding sequence ATGAATACCATCACCATGGTTTGGCTTGGAATTATGGCCGTCATCGGCATCGTCATGATCGTCATGAAAAAGAAAATGAGCGCAAAGGACGAAGACTGA